A window of Parasynechococcus marenigrum WH 8102 contains these coding sequences:
- the htpG gene encoding molecular chaperone HtpG, translating into MPVMDEQGQIQIHTENIFPIIKKAVYSGHEVFLRELVSNGVDAISKRRMAAMAGDCSEGEDGVIRITVDREAKTLTIADNGIGMTADEVKRYINQVAFSSAEDFLEKYKQEGDAIIGHFGLGFYSSFMVAEQVELVTRSARPDSEAVRWSCDGSPNFSLSSAERDQPGTDVILTLMEEELEYIEPARIRTLINTYCDFMAVPVQLEGETVNKMNAPWRKSARELTDKDYIDLYNYLYPFQGDPLLWVHLNTDYPYNLQGILFFPKQTGRADWEKGEIKLYCNQVFVSDSIKEVVPRYLLPLRGVLDSPDIPLNVSRSALQTDRRVRSIGNFVAKKVADRLRNVKKDDPTAYAEAWESLAPFVKIGAMEDDKFADQVAELILFATSASAADGDTPDPISTGDRAFTTLEGYRSRLDSNNDKRILYSTDDVAQAGALNLWTSQGMEVLKLETVIDTQFIPWLEQRHEDLTFQRVDAELDDSLKDIDAEITDQDGTTESDRLRDLIKTALSNDKVTVQVQALKAEGAPPAMILLPEQMRRLNDMGALMEQRLPGLPDHHVLLVNKRHPLVEGMLKLKAGSVLIGDAQSSPTEALAQDIARHVYDMARLGVGGLEPNELSGFQTRSAELMGTLMQRGM; encoded by the coding sequence ATGCCGGTGATGGACGAACAGGGTCAAATTCAGATCCACACCGAGAACATCTTCCCGATCATCAAGAAGGCCGTTTACTCCGGCCATGAGGTGTTTCTCCGCGAGCTGGTCAGCAACGGTGTCGACGCCATCAGCAAGCGGCGTATGGCGGCCATGGCGGGCGACTGCAGCGAAGGCGAAGACGGGGTTATCCGCATCACCGTTGACCGAGAAGCTAAAACGCTCACCATTGCTGACAACGGCATCGGCATGACCGCCGATGAGGTGAAGCGCTACATCAACCAGGTTGCCTTCTCCAGTGCCGAGGATTTTCTGGAGAAGTACAAACAGGAGGGAGACGCGATCATCGGCCACTTCGGCCTGGGCTTCTACTCCAGTTTCATGGTGGCGGAGCAGGTGGAATTGGTGACGCGATCGGCGCGGCCGGACAGCGAAGCGGTGCGATGGAGCTGTGATGGATCCCCCAACTTCAGCCTCAGTTCCGCCGAGCGTGATCAGCCAGGCACCGATGTGATTCTCACCTTGATGGAGGAGGAACTGGAGTACATCGAACCAGCTCGGATCCGCACCCTGATCAACACCTACTGCGATTTCATGGCAGTGCCAGTGCAGCTGGAGGGGGAAACAGTCAACAAGATGAATGCCCCGTGGCGAAAGAGCGCCCGGGAGCTCACCGACAAGGACTACATCGATCTCTACAACTACCTGTACCCATTCCAGGGTGACCCACTGCTCTGGGTTCACCTGAACACCGATTATCCCTACAACCTGCAGGGAATTCTGTTCTTCCCCAAGCAGACCGGTCGTGCGGACTGGGAGAAAGGCGAAATCAAGCTCTACTGCAATCAGGTGTTCGTCAGTGATTCCATCAAGGAGGTGGTGCCGCGTTATCTGCTTCCCCTGCGTGGCGTTCTCGATTCACCCGACATCCCGCTGAACGTCAGCCGCAGTGCCCTGCAGACCGACCGACGTGTGCGATCCATTGGCAATTTCGTTGCCAAAAAGGTGGCTGACCGCTTGCGCAACGTCAAGAAAGACGACCCCACCGCCTATGCAGAGGCCTGGGAGTCCTTGGCACCCTTCGTGAAGATCGGAGCCATGGAGGACGACAAGTTCGCCGACCAGGTGGCGGAGCTGATTCTGTTCGCCACCAGCGCCTCTGCAGCAGATGGCGACACCCCTGATCCAATCAGCACCGGTGATCGTGCCTTCACCACTCTGGAGGGCTACCGCAGCCGACTGGACAGCAACAACGACAAGCGCATCCTGTACAGCACCGACGACGTGGCCCAGGCCGGCGCACTCAACCTCTGGACCTCACAGGGAATGGAAGTGCTGAAGCTGGAGACGGTGATCGACACCCAGTTCATCCCATGGCTCGAACAGCGCCATGAGGATCTGACCTTTCAGCGTGTCGATGCCGAGCTTGATGACAGCCTCAAGGACATCGACGCGGAAATCACCGACCAGGACGGCACAACGGAATCAGATCGACTGAGAGATCTGATCAAGACCGCGCTGTCCAACGACAAGGTGACCGTGCAAGTGCAGGCTTTGAAGGCTGAGGGTGCACCGCCTGCGATGATCCTGCTGCCGGAGCAGATGCGGCGCCTCAATGACATGGGAGCCCTGATGGAACAGCGGCTTCCCGGTCTGCCAGACCATCACGTTCTTCTGGTGAACAAGCGACATCCCTTAGTTGAGGGGATGCTGAAGCTGAAGGCCGGCAGCGTGCTCATCGGCGATGCTCAGAGTTCACCGACGGAGGCCCTGGCCCAGGACATTGCCCGCCACGTCTACGACATGGCTCGACTGGGTGTCGGCGGCCTGGAGCCCAATGAACTCAGTGGCTTTCAGACCCGCAGCGCTGAACTGATGGGAACGCTGATGCAGAGAGGGATGTGA
- the rpmB gene encoding 50S ribosomal protein L28 — MSRVCQLTGTRANNGMAVSHSHIRTKKLQQANLQNRRLWWAEGKRWVNLRVTTRALKTIQKKGLGPYAKSLGINLAKL, encoded by the coding sequence ATGTCTCGGGTGTGCCAGCTCACCGGTACTCGCGCCAACAACGGCATGGCAGTGAGCCATTCCCACATCCGAACCAAGAAGCTGCAGCAGGCGAATCTGCAGAATCGTCGTCTTTGGTGGGCTGAGGGTAAGCGCTGGGTGAACTTGCGCGTCACCACCCGCGCCCTCAAGACCATCCAGAAGAAAGGCCTGGGCCCCTATGCCAAGTCTCTGGGCATTAACCTGGCCAAAC